The Lacerta agilis isolate rLacAgi1 chromosome 5, rLacAgi1.pri, whole genome shotgun sequence genome has a segment encoding these proteins:
- the MXD4 gene encoding LOW QUALITY PROTEIN: max dimerization protein 4 (The sequence of the model RefSeq protein was modified relative to this genomic sequence to represent the inferred CDS: inserted 2 bases in 1 codon; deleted 1 base in 1 codon; substituted 1 base at 1 genomic stop codon): MEWNSLLMLLEAAEYLERREREAEHGYASALPFDSGYARRKNKAGKPQSSRSSHNELEKHRRAKLRLYLEELKHLXPFGSRSTRHTTLSLLKRAKMHIKKLERTRPEALNIKEQLQREHRYLKRXIGTALHAGPWNEFAQDSLGSTISTDSEQEVDIEGMEFPTAEMDSSRSPSDAEDSLQGSSSDSGFAHSHRLHARLL, translated from the exons ATGGAGTGGAATTCCCTGCTGATGCTCCTGGAAGCTGCGGAATACTTGGAAAGGCGAGAGAGAG aagCGGAGCACGGCTACGCCTCGGCGCTGCCCTTCGACAGCGGCTAcgccaggaggaaaaacaaagCCGGGAAGCCCCAGAGCAGCCG gtCTTCACATAATGAACTAGAAAAGCATAG acGAGCTAAACTACGACTATATTTAGAAGAGTTAAAACACTT TCCCTTTGGGAGCCGTAGTACTAGACACACCACACTCAGTCTGCTGAAAAGAGCCAAGATGCATATTaag AAATTGGAAAGAACAAGACCGGAAGCTCTAAATATTAAAGAACAGTTACAG CGAGAACATCGATACCTCAAGCGGTAGATTGGAACAGCTCTCCATGCAGGGCCCTGGAACGAATTCGCACAGGACAGCCTGGGATCAACAATATCTACGGATTCTGAGCAAG AAGTAGACATCGAaggaatggaattcccaacagCTGAAATGGACAGTAGCAGAAGTCCCAGCGACGCGGAAGACAGTTTGCAAGGGAGCTCCAGCGACAGCGGCTTCGCACATTCGCACAGACTCCATGCCAGGCTTCTGTAG